In a genomic window of Methanoregula sp. UBA64:
- a CDS encoding COG1361 S-layer family protein: MSPASIVAAGNVYISGVSYDPGTFFTGDTGTVIYTVTNGDSNTSVGINHAAFGDSNFKLASGTYESSSTLGPLQSRKYIFSVVANANDGTYYPAFSLSFRDADNLNYQSMVKIDNAPLILTVQEKPDAFSLGKKDTVSVQIANPRKNDVKNVLFTVRGANVTLTPSDMYLGNLTAASSRLVNFSVTPDTPTSLEVTVDYDNGDNHHFVGMTIPVLFTADKQQAHPIMSNVEVKNTFGIYHVTGDITNAGLLAANGVTVTSGAPAEPTDPYRTYVIGALKPDDFGSFELSFAAPNGTKSVPLQVSYKDKDGNVIVSEQPVDLTGAVMTKDTGHSSDLLPVIIVVLLIALGCGGYYYLRKRKNQ, encoded by the coding sequence ATGAGTCCTGCATCTATCGTGGCCGCCGGCAATGTCTATATATCTGGTGTCAGCTATGATCCCGGCACGTTTTTTACCGGGGATACCGGGACAGTAATCTACACCGTTACCAACGGGGATTCCAATACCTCTGTCGGGATTAACCATGCGGCATTTGGAGACTCCAATTTCAAGCTTGCAAGCGGGACCTATGAATCCTCCTCAACCCTCGGCCCACTCCAGAGCCGGAAATATATCTTCTCTGTGGTGGCCAATGCAAACGACGGTACTTACTACCCGGCATTTTCCTTGAGTTTCCGGGACGCCGACAACCTGAATTACCAGAGTATGGTCAAGATCGACAATGCCCCGCTCATCCTCACCGTTCAGGAGAAGCCGGATGCATTCAGTCTCGGAAAGAAAGATACCGTCTCCGTCCAGATTGCAAATCCGCGCAAGAACGATGTGAAAAACGTACTCTTTACGGTCAGGGGCGCGAATGTGACGCTCACTCCCTCCGATATGTACCTCGGGAACCTGACGGCAGCTTCAAGCAGGCTGGTAAACTTCTCGGTAACCCCGGACACGCCGACATCGCTAGAAGTGACGGTGGACTATGATAACGGGGACAACCATCATTTCGTTGGTATGACCATCCCTGTTTTGTTTACTGCCGACAAGCAGCAGGCACATCCTATCATGAGCAATGTGGAGGTCAAGAATACGTTTGGGATCTATCATGTCACTGGTGATATCACGAACGCCGGACTCCTTGCAGCAAACGGAGTGACGGTAACCTCGGGTGCCCCTGCCGAACCGACCGATCCCTACCGGACTTATGTAATCGGGGCATTAAAACCGGACGACTTCGGCAGCTTCGAGCTTTCATTTGCGGCACCCAATGGAACAAAGAGCGTGCCCCTCCAGGTCTCCTATAAAGATAAGGACGGGAACGTGATCGTCTCCGAACAGCCGGTCGATCTTACCGGTGCGGTAATGACAAAGGATACCGGCCACTCGTCGGATCTGCTCCCGGTGATTATTGTGGTTCTCCTCATCGCACTCGGATGCGGCGGATATTACTACCTAAGAAAGCGGAAAAACCAGTGA
- the nudC gene encoding NAD(+) diphosphatase, protein MNAYANPDNFPHNAAFSVKGLIRHYPLPPRIPESHTRWVYVSGNNVAVSGNKNPGIYSSLAPAPEFLAGTATEYLGERGDMAYYAAELPLGVPLPDDRTLSGVRELWGCIPDEDLAVAAYAVRMIDTAKASRFCGRCGTLTEPVLTERAWQCPACRRIYYPRISPAIIVLIKNGDRVLLARSSRFPEGMYSVIAGFVEPGETLEEALCREVKEEVGIAVRNIRYFASEPWPFPDSLMIGFTADYAGGEIRIDNNEIAAADWFSRDNLPQLPAKMSISRALIDQWIHGRSP, encoded by the coding sequence ATGAACGCATACGCCAATCCAGACAATTTCCCGCACAATGCAGCCTTTTCCGTGAAAGGACTGATCCGCCACTACCCGTTGCCACCCCGCATCCCGGAATCGCATACCCGCTGGGTCTATGTCTCCGGGAACAACGTGGCCGTCAGCGGCAACAAAAATCCCGGGATTTATTCATCATTAGCCCCTGCACCGGAGTTCCTGGCGGGCACTGCAACGGAGTACCTGGGGGAGAGGGGGGATATGGCGTATTATGCAGCAGAACTTCCCCTGGGCGTTCCCCTGCCGGACGATCGTACCCTTTCCGGGGTGCGCGAACTCTGGGGGTGTATCCCGGACGAGGATCTTGCGGTAGCGGCTTATGCCGTCAGAATGATCGATACCGCAAAAGCCAGCCGGTTCTGCGGCCGGTGCGGGACCCTGACTGAACCGGTACTTACCGAGCGGGCTTGGCAGTGCCCGGCCTGCAGGCGTATTTATTACCCGCGGATCTCTCCTGCTATTATCGTACTGATAAAAAACGGCGACAGGGTGCTGCTTGCCCGGTCCTCCCGGTTTCCGGAGGGGATGTACAGCGTTATTGCCGGGTTTGTCGAACCCGGCGAGACGCTCGAAGAGGCACTTTGCCGCGAAGTAAAGGAAGAAGTGGGAATTGCAGTCCGGAATATCCGGTACTTTGCCAGCGAACCCTGGCCATTTCCGGATTCTCTTATGATAGGGTTTACTGCGGATTATGCCGGCGGGGAGATCAGGATAGACAACAACGAGATCGCGGCTGCGGACTGGTTTAGCCGGGACAATCTCCCGCAATTGCCGGCAAAGATGAGTATTTCACGGGCCCTTATAGACCAGTGGATACACGGCAGATCCCCTTAA
- a CDS encoding DUF2115 domain-containing protein → MGWNIFTKNPGTPGEIAAVIQADCSTLKSQKTRGELGAALAKIVLQYTPSDIRQMEQNFGRSVRDLAPEYRKELEEAITAHLLGTYQTIRLMEQQGSFRTLTAPVMEHEQAYWEMVAAQCRPGPGDLRLRFLKFLLAGFAMIVRQEPGHPVGMRFPGGDRVQEIDGVYYCPVREKAGDVDAALCPFCPALQTPEVGYLHPPVDGSEHKKQEFIDNCYRYHNFNG, encoded by the coding sequence ATGGGCTGGAATATCTTTACCAAAAACCCGGGAACGCCGGGCGAGATTGCGGCAGTGATACAGGCAGACTGCTCGACCCTGAAATCCCAGAAGACCCGGGGCGAACTGGGGGCTGCGCTTGCAAAAATCGTACTGCAGTACACCCCCAGTGACATCCGACAGATGGAGCAGAACTTCGGGAGATCGGTGCGGGACCTTGCCCCGGAATATCGTAAAGAGCTCGAAGAAGCGATCACCGCCCATCTGCTCGGAACCTACCAGACGATCCGGCTCATGGAGCAGCAGGGAAGTTTCCGCACGCTCACAGCACCGGTGATGGAACACGAGCAGGCCTACTGGGAGATGGTGGCAGCGCAGTGCCGGCCGGGCCCGGGCGACCTCCGGCTCCGGTTCCTGAAATTCTTACTTGCGGGCTTTGCCATGATCGTCCGGCAGGAGCCGGGCCACCCGGTCGGGATGCGCTTCCCCGGCGGCGACCGGGTCCAGGAGATTGACGGCGTTTATTACTGCCCGGTCCGGGAGAAGGCCGGGGACGTGGATGCCGCCCTCTGCCCGTTCTGCCCGGCGCTCCAGACTCCGGAGGTCGGGTACCTGCATCCCCCGGTGGACGGGAGCGAACACAAGAAACAGGAGTTCATCGATAACTGCTACCGGTATCACAACTTCAACGGGTAA
- a CDS encoding 2-isopropylmalate synthase, producing the protein MSVLLASKLRFFDTTLRDGEQTPGVSLNPNEKLEIATRLAAIGVDVVEAGSAAASTGEQDAIRLISNAGLPVETCTFVRAVKSDIDYAADNGADSVHLVIPVSDLHIEKKMRKTREQVQEMAWSSVEYAKSRGLIVELSGEDASRADQAFLAEVYAGGVERGADRLCFCDTVGVLTPEKCAAYIPPLAKIAPLSIHCHDDLGFALANTVAAIKAGASCAHVTVNGLGERAGNTPFEELVMALEVLYGYDTGIKKEGIYSLSTLVSRLTGIPLPVNKAVVGEMAFTHESGIHAHGVIREPATYESIRPEQIGRKRRIVLGKHSGSASVEAALHEMKYAPNEQQLKAIVSRIKDLGDSGKRVSDADLMAVADAVMAMECKPVIRLKQFTVVSGNSMIPTASVTLEVRGKETTGAATGDGPVDAAMQVLARSVADAANIRLEEYHVDAISGGTDALVEVTVRLSKDGKIITSRGARTDIIMASVEAMIAGMNRLLEDRP; encoded by the coding sequence GTGAGTGTTTTATTAGCCAGCAAACTGCGCTTTTTTGATACCACGTTACGGGACGGGGAACAGACCCCGGGTGTATCGTTAAACCCGAATGAAAAGTTAGAGATTGCAACCAGGCTTGCAGCCATAGGTGTCGATGTTGTCGAAGCCGGCTCGGCTGCGGCATCGACCGGCGAACAGGACGCGATCCGGCTTATCTCAAATGCCGGCCTGCCGGTAGAGACCTGCACCTTTGTACGGGCGGTCAAGTCCGATATCGACTATGCGGCCGATAACGGTGCGGACTCCGTCCACCTCGTGATCCCGGTCAGCGACCTCCATATCGAAAAGAAGATGCGCAAGACCCGGGAGCAGGTCCAGGAGATGGCCTGGTCGTCGGTAGAGTATGCAAAGAGCCGGGGGCTCATTGTCGAGCTCTCGGGGGAAGACGCATCACGGGCCGACCAGGCCTTTCTTGCCGAAGTGTATGCCGGCGGGGTGGAACGCGGGGCCGACCGGCTCTGCTTCTGCGACACGGTAGGCGTGCTCACGCCCGAGAAGTGTGCGGCATATATCCCGCCGCTCGCGAAGATCGCCCCGCTCTCCATCCACTGCCACGACGATCTCGGCTTTGCGCTCGCAAACACGGTCGCGGCCATAAAGGCCGGTGCCTCCTGCGCCCATGTCACGGTGAACGGCCTTGGCGAGCGGGCGGGAAACACCCCGTTTGAGGAGCTTGTGATGGCGTTAGAAGTACTCTACGGGTACGACACGGGGATCAAAAAGGAGGGGATCTATTCCCTCTCGACCCTTGTCTCGCGCCTCACCGGCATCCCTTTACCGGTCAACAAGGCCGTTGTGGGGGAGATGGCATTCACCCACGAGAGCGGGATCCACGCCCACGGAGTGATCCGGGAACCGGCAACGTACGAGTCCATCCGGCCCGAGCAGATCGGGAGGAAACGGCGGATCGTGCTCGGGAAGCACTCCGGTTCTGCCTCGGTCGAGGCGGCGCTCCACGAGATGAAGTACGCCCCGAACGAGCAGCAGCTCAAGGCGATCGTATCAAGGATCAAGGATCTCGGGGACTCCGGGAAACGGGTGAGCGACGCCGACCTCATGGCAGTAGCCGATGCTGTCATGGCCATGGAGTGCAAGCCGGTGATCCGGCTCAAGCAGTTCACGGTCGTATCTGGGAACAGCATGATCCCGACCGCCTCGGTCACGCTCGAAGTCCGGGGTAAGGAAACAACCGGTGCAGCTACCGGGGACGGCCCGGTCGACGCCGCCATGCAGGTGCTTGCAAGATCGGTTGCCGATGCCGCAAACATACGGCTCGAAGAGTACCATGTCGATGCAATCAGCGGCGGCACGGACGCGCTTGTCGAAGTGACCGTAAGATTAAGTAAAGACGGGAAGATAATTACTTCACGCGGCGCCAGAACGGATATCATTATGGCGAGCGTTGAAGCCATGATAGCCGGTATGAACCGGCTTTTAGAGGACAGACCATGA
- the ilvB gene encoding biosynthetic-type acetolactate synthase large subunit, translated as MKTGAKLLIESLQREGVDTIFGYPGGSVLPIYDELYDSPLRHILVRHEQAAAHAADGYARASGRVGVCLATSGPGACNLVTGIATAYMDSVPIVALTGQVPTTMLGNDAFQESDIQGITMPVTKHNYLVKDTTDIPRVVKEAFYIAGTGRQGPVLIDLPKDVNTRSVKEPVVPEKVVLRGYNPTYKGNKRQVDKALALIAEAERPLIYAGGGVISANASPELIGFATKLGIPVTTTLMGIGCIPCDHPLNLGMLGMHGTEYANFAVTECDLLIAIGARFDDRVTGNISTFAPHAKVIHIDIDPAEIGKNKRVDVPIVGDVKSVLADMLSSLKKAGACEAWNKKIRYWKQHHPLRAAKEDGCLHPQYVLAKMSEILKGDAVIVSEVGQNQMWTAQHFCFRHPRTWITSGGLGTMGYGFPAAIGAHFARPDLPVFDVAGDGSIQMNIQEMGTVAQYNIPVKIAILNNQYLGMVRQWQELFYDRRYSYTELPPVEFVKIAQAYGIEGIKVESCEEVGPAIKASLEHDGPFVLDFRIEREENVFPMVPAGAAISEMIGGHPRS; from the coding sequence ATGAAAACCGGGGCAAAACTCCTCATCGAATCACTGCAGCGCGAGGGTGTCGATACCATATTCGGCTACCCTGGCGGCTCGGTGCTGCCGATCTATGATGAACTCTACGATTCACCATTGCGGCATATCCTGGTACGGCACGAGCAGGCAGCTGCACATGCCGCAGACGGGTATGCCCGCGCGAGCGGCCGGGTAGGAGTATGCCTTGCGACCTCGGGGCCGGGTGCCTGTAACCTGGTCACCGGGATCGCCACGGCCTACATGGACTCGGTCCCGATCGTTGCCCTTACCGGGCAGGTCCCGACCACGATGCTCGGGAACGACGCCTTCCAGGAGTCGGATATCCAGGGCATCACGATGCCGGTAACAAAGCACAACTATCTCGTGAAGGATACAACAGATATCCCCCGCGTGGTAAAAGAGGCGTTCTATATCGCCGGCACGGGACGGCAGGGACCGGTGCTCATCGATCTTCCAAAGGATGTCAACACCCGTTCGGTCAAGGAACCGGTTGTGCCGGAAAAAGTGGTGCTCCGGGGCTACAACCCGACCTACAAGGGAAACAAGCGCCAGGTCGACAAGGCGCTTGCGCTGATCGCCGAGGCCGAACGCCCGCTCATCTACGCGGGCGGCGGGGTGATCTCGGCAAATGCATCGCCGGAGCTTATCGGGTTTGCCACGAAACTGGGCATCCCGGTCACGACCACCCTCATGGGTATCGGCTGCATTCCCTGCGACCACCCCCTAAATCTCGGGATGCTCGGCATGCACGGCACCGAGTACGCGAACTTCGCGGTCACCGAGTGCGATCTCTTGATCGCAATAGGGGCCCGGTTCGATGACCGGGTCACGGGGAACATCAGCACCTTTGCGCCGCATGCAAAGGTGATCCACATCGATATCGACCCGGCCGAGATCGGGAAGAACAAGCGCGTGGACGTTCCAATAGTCGGTGACGTAAAGTCCGTCCTCGCCGACATGCTTTCAAGCCTCAAAAAGGCCGGGGCCTGCGAGGCATGGAACAAGAAGATCAGGTACTGGAAACAGCACCATCCGCTCCGTGCAGCAAAGGAAGACGGGTGCCTCCACCCTCAGTATGTCCTCGCAAAGATGAGCGAGATCCTCAAAGGCGATGCGGTGATCGTCTCCGAAGTGGGCCAGAACCAGATGTGGACCGCCCAGCACTTCTGCTTCCGCCATCCCCGGACCTGGATCACCTCGGGCGGCCTTGGCACGATGGGCTATGGTTTCCCGGCAGCGATCGGGGCGCACTTTGCCCGGCCCGATCTCCCGGTCTTCGATGTGGCCGGCGACGGGAGCATCCAGATGAACATCCAGGAGATGGGCACCGTTGCGCAGTACAATATCCCGGTAAAGATCGCGATCTTAAACAACCAGTACCTCGGCATGGTGCGCCAGTGGCAGGAGCTCTTCTACGACCGGCGCTACTCCTACACCGAGCTCCCGCCGGTGGAGTTCGTGAAGATCGCGCAGGCGTACGGTATCGAAGGGATAAAAGTAGAGTCCTGCGAGGAGGTCGGGCCGGCAATCAAAGCCTCGCTCGAACACGACGGGCCGTTCGTGCTCGACTTCAGGATCGAGCGCGAGGAGAACGTGTTTCCCATGGTGCCGGCCGGGGCTGCCATCAGCGAGATGATCGGGGGGCATCCGCGATCATGA
- the ilvN gene encoding acetolactate synthase small subunit yields MKPHTLSVLVENKAGVLSRVTGLFSRRGFNIDSLAVGPCEEPDMSRITIVAIGDDAQIEQIMKQLNKLIDVIKVSDITENERVERELVMFKVTADQGETRAEIMQIATIFRAQIVDVGAKSVILQVVGDSDKIDAMEKLLRQFGIKELIRTGRIAILRGTKTVASSKE; encoded by the coding sequence ATGAAGCCGCACACGCTTTCCGTGCTTGTAGAGAACAAGGCTGGTGTCCTCTCACGGGTCACCGGCCTCTTCTCCCGGCGCGGGTTTAACATCGACAGCCTTGCGGTCGGTCCCTGTGAGGAGCCGGACATGAGCCGGATCACGATCGTTGCCATTGGCGACGATGCACAGATCGAGCAGATCATGAAGCAGCTCAACAAGCTCATCGATGTGATCAAGGTCTCGGACATCACCGAGAACGAGCGGGTCGAGCGCGAACTCGTGATGTTCAAGGTGACCGCCGACCAGGGCGAGACCCGGGCGGAGATCATGCAGATAGCAACGATCTTCCGGGCCCAGATCGTGGACGTGGGTGCAAAGTCGGTCATCCTCCAGGTTGTCGGGGACTCGGACAAGATCGATGCCATGGAGAAGCTGCTCCGCCAGTTCGGAATAAAAGAGCTGATCCGGACCGGGAGGATCGCGATTCTCCGCGGCACAAAGACCGTGGCAAGCAGCAAGGAATAA
- a CDS encoding HdeD family acid-resistance protein, which produces MAETTAPSEPCGSVCGFNMAGLYPWWVILIWGLLALLIGIMFLVSPGITTLVFITFLGAYWLVGGIFSLVSLAVDKTNMGWKILLAVLSIIAGIVILAYPLYSTFFLLSFLVIFVGFWACVTGAVHLYQAFTAKDAANGVLGILSFIFGILLLVFPLISAALLPFVAGIFAIVLGLAAIITSFVAQKAKPAAA; this is translated from the coding sequence ATGGCTGAAACAACTGCTCCTTCTGAACCGTGTGGAAGTGTATGTGGCTTTAACATGGCCGGGCTCTATCCCTGGTGGGTCATTCTCATCTGGGGGCTCCTTGCCCTGCTTATCGGGATCATGTTCCTGGTATCCCCGGGAATTACCACCCTGGTATTCATCACGTTCCTTGGCGCGTACTGGCTGGTCGGCGGTATCTTTTCCTTGGTGAGTCTCGCGGTAGACAAAACAAACATGGGCTGGAAGATCCTGCTTGCAGTCTTAAGCATAATTGCAGGTATCGTTATCCTCGCGTACCCGCTCTACAGCACGTTCTTTTTGCTCTCGTTCCTGGTCATCTTTGTAGGGTTCTGGGCCTGTGTCACGGGAGCAGTACACCTGTACCAGGCATTTACCGCAAAAGATGCAGCAAACGGGGTTCTTGGGATCCTCAGTTTCATCTTCGGGATCCTGCTTCTGGTCTTCCCCCTGATCTCGGCAGCCCTCCTTCCGTTCGTTGCCGGTATCTTTGCTATCGTTCTCGGGCTTGCTGCAATCATCACGTCGTTTGTGGCACAGAAGGCAAAGCCTGCAGCTGCATAA
- a CDS encoding aldolase — MPYTVTLISPEKKEELATGCAPRIRYEIKSGIFGCCIKLLTDNHTLCETWQENFSAITPDIRSHGRLYVFSHETFPENTVLFDPYTKTVFLFNVSYYGWVKSIALGLCGDILEDEHGIGSVHGACVDIGGRGICVVGTSGAGKTTQTYGMLRDPRARIISDDWFFTRVFGPEILAYGSEKNFYIRQDLSAVWKEYAGLVAAEEYDADGRAVADIRWVIGKGRMLPLTTLAAIIVLKRDPADTRIVRPLDKDEAFSLFTQNGYFNPHLLVKDARKETIRKRHIHDLLDRLPCYLVNTTGTPEDTQKAIRTVLGLSVS, encoded by the coding sequence ATGCCCTATACCGTTACCCTGATCTCACCGGAGAAAAAAGAGGAACTGGCCACCGGCTGCGCACCGCGGATCCGCTATGAAATTAAGTCCGGTATTTTCGGCTGCTGCATCAAACTGCTCACGGACAATCATACCCTTTGCGAGACCTGGCAGGAGAACTTTTCCGCCATAACCCCGGACATCCGGTCGCACGGCCGGCTCTATGTCTTCTCACATGAAACCTTCCCGGAAAATACCGTGCTCTTCGACCCGTACACAAAGACCGTCTTCCTCTTCAATGTCTCGTATTACGGCTGGGTCAAATCGATTGCGCTTGGCCTCTGCGGCGACATTCTCGAAGACGAACACGGGATCGGTTCGGTCCACGGCGCCTGTGTGGATATCGGCGGCAGGGGGATCTGCGTGGTAGGGACATCGGGTGCGGGAAAAACAACCCAGACCTACGGCATGCTCCGCGATCCCCGGGCACGGATCATCTCGGACGACTGGTTCTTTACCCGGGTCTTCGGTCCCGAGATCCTTGCCTATGGTTCGGAGAAGAACTTCTATATTCGGCAGGATCTCTCGGCGGTCTGGAAGGAATACGCAGGACTTGTTGCCGCAGAAGAGTACGATGCCGACGGGCGGGCTGTTGCCGATATCCGGTGGGTAATCGGGAAGGGCCGGATGCTCCCGCTCACTACGCTTGCGGCAATTATTGTCCTCAAGCGCGATCCTGCCGATACCCGGATCGTCCGGCCGCTGGACAAAGACGAGGCCTTCTCCCTGTTTACACAAAACGGTTACTTTAACCCGCATCTCCTGGTAAAAGATGCACGAAAGGAGACCATAAGGAAGCGGCACATACACGACCTGCTCGACCGGCTCCCGTGTTATCTGGTCAATACCACGGGAACGCCCGAAGATACCCAGAAAGCCATCAGGACGGTCCTGGGCCTTTCCGTCAGTTGA
- a CDS encoding V4R domain-containing protein, with protein sequence MAGKQKRRLKQAVPGIGLFATPSGVRAVQSPARAGIVAVLAERELPFDEIVKQSGKAKSTVSVHLQGLVREGIVDERPDPDDSRKKIFYLRSPYLGGLATKKPVIRDSADQVARLVDGPDPFRFYQLMFRTIRVSLLKEGINIDPVLQNAGYHVGERIYAAIAAPDLEKILKNTRSFWKKNNLGALEIESTDPLVIRVYDCFECGSLPQLGRPACAFDCGVLGAVFTRHFRRPQRVDETACYAMGDDHCRFVIAPETA encoded by the coding sequence ATGGCAGGAAAACAAAAGAGAAGATTAAAGCAGGCGGTGCCGGGTATCGGGCTCTTTGCCACACCTTCGGGTGTGCGGGCCGTCCAGTCGCCGGCACGGGCAGGGATTGTCGCGGTCCTTGCGGAACGGGAGCTCCCGTTCGATGAGATCGTAAAACAGTCGGGCAAGGCCAAGTCCACGGTCTCGGTACACCTGCAGGGGCTCGTGCGCGAGGGAATCGTGGATGAGCGGCCCGACCCGGATGATTCCCGGAAAAAGATCTTTTACCTCCGGTCGCCGTATCTCGGGGGACTTGCCACAAAAAAACCGGTGATCCGGGACAGCGCCGACCAGGTGGCCCGGCTCGTGGACGGCCCGGACCCGTTCCGGTTCTACCAGCTGATGTTTCGGACAATCCGGGTGTCGCTCTTAAAGGAGGGCATCAATATCGATCCGGTATTGCAGAACGCCGGCTACCATGTGGGAGAACGGATCTATGCTGCGATTGCGGCCCCGGATCTCGAAAAAATCCTAAAAAATACCCGATCGTTCTGGAAGAAGAATAACCTCGGCGCCCTTGAAATAGAGAGTACCGATCCTCTCGTTATCAGGGTATACGACTGTTTCGAGTGCGGCAGCCTGCCGCAGCTCGGGAGACCTGCCTGCGCGTTCGACTGCGGCGTCCTTGGCGCAGTCTTTACCCGCCACTTCCGGCGCCCCCAGCGGGTGGACGAGACCGCCTGTTATGCCATGGGCGACGACCACTGCCGGTTCGTGATTGCTCCGGAAACCGCCTGA
- a CDS encoding FprA family A-type flavoprotein, with amino-acid sequence MKATKLAEGVYWVGAIDWNLRDYHGYTLPGTTYNAYLVLGKKHNVLIDNTYPGHEFQMMERIKDIIDPKKIDIIVANHVEKDHSGALPMLTKMLPNVPIYCTEAAVTGFGKHYDTKGWNFKTIKSLDKLDIGGKTLVFVEAPMLHWPDSMFTYLAEDKILFPNDAFGQHIASCERFDDELGKEASLAHAQKFFANLIVPLAPKVLKKLDEVTKLGIPIAMVAPSHGVIWRSYAADIIGAYVNWSNGVAKNKVTIVYDTMHHSTDLMAQMIAEGVMAEGVAVKVCMLKDGRFEGTHRSNVVTEILDSKAVLVGTPTLQDEVYPTVADFLSYLHGIRPGRLTAKKIGCAFGSHGGQGGAIKIVTEGLKNAGIETINEGYEVLYKPDAAELKKCYELGQDVARRVKAM; translated from the coding sequence ATGAAGGCTACAAAACTTGCAGAAGGCGTCTACTGGGTTGGCGCCATTGACTGGAACCTGCGCGACTACCACGGCTACACGCTGCCGGGCACGACCTATAACGCGTACCTCGTGCTCGGGAAAAAGCACAACGTACTGATCGACAACACGTACCCCGGCCACGAGTTCCAGATGATGGAACGCATAAAAGATATCATCGACCCGAAAAAGATCGATATCATCGTGGCAAACCATGTGGAAAAGGACCACTCGGGCGCACTGCCGATGCTCACGAAAATGCTGCCCAATGTCCCGATCTATTGTACGGAAGCCGCAGTCACCGGTTTTGGCAAGCACTACGATACCAAAGGCTGGAACTTTAAGACCATAAAAAGCCTCGACAAGCTCGACATTGGCGGAAAGACGCTCGTCTTTGTCGAAGCCCCGATGCTCCACTGGCCCGACTCCATGTTCACCTACCTTGCCGAAGACAAGATCCTCTTCCCGAACGATGCGTTCGGCCAGCACATCGCGAGCTGCGAGCGCTTCGATGACGAACTGGGAAAGGAGGCCTCTCTCGCCCATGCCCAGAAGTTCTTTGCAAACCTGATCGTACCCCTCGCGCCCAAGGTGTTAAAGAAGCTCGACGAGGTCACGAAACTCGGGATCCCGATTGCGATGGTCGCCCCGAGCCACGGGGTCATCTGGCGATCGTACGCCGCTGACATCATCGGCGCGTACGTGAACTGGTCAAACGGCGTTGCAAAGAACAAGGTAACGATCGTCTACGACACCATGCACCACTCGACCGATCTCATGGCGCAGATGATTGCCGAAGGCGTCATGGCAGAAGGCGTTGCGGTGAAAGTCTGCATGTTAAAAGACGGCCGGTTTGAAGGGACGCACCGGAGCAATGTGGTCACCGAGATCCTCGATTCCAAGGCGGTTCTTGTCGGTACTCCCACACTCCAGGACGAGGTGTATCCGACCGTAGCCGATTTCCTCTCCTACCTGCACGGCATCCGGCCCGGCCGGCTGACCGCAAAGAAGATCGGGTGCGCCTTTGGCTCGCATGGCGGGCAGGGCGGCGCCATAAAGATCGTTACCGAGGGGCTCAAAAATGCGGGCATCGAGACGATCAACGAAGGCTACGAAGTGCTCTACAAGCCCGATGCTGCCGAGCTCAAAAAATGCTACGAGCTCGGGCAGGATGTTGCACGCCGCGTCAAGGCGATGTAA
- a CDS encoding DUF447 domain-containing protein: MGLLKGGINEIIATTAKNAAPIGIHYREGKATMILFAGTHTAANIERDGWVVANIIHDPVLYVTTAFGDLPDEAFAEEPVGNRVMTRLARADAWIAFSATVEKKTAEAIVVALTQEKEIVEEVAVWPVNRGFNSIVDATVHATRYRVNHDPKLKELIDYHAGIVRKCGGKKELAALALLEGYLGPSP, from the coding sequence ATGGGACTCTTAAAAGGCGGGATCAACGAGATCATAGCCACGACTGCAAAAAACGCTGCCCCGATCGGGATCCATTACCGCGAGGGGAAAGCGACCATGATCCTTTTTGCCGGAACCCATACCGCGGCAAACATCGAGCGGGACGGCTGGGTGGTGGCAAATATCATCCACGACCCGGTGCTGTACGTAACAACGGCATTTGGGGATCTGCCGGACGAGGCATTTGCGGAGGAGCCGGTCGGGAACCGGGTGATGACCCGGCTCGCTCGTGCGGATGCCTGGATTGCGTTCTCGGCAACGGTCGAGAAAAAGACCGCAGAAGCAATTGTGGTTGCACTCACGCAGGAAAAAGAGATCGTAGAGGAGGTTGCGGTCTGGCCGGTGAACCGCGGCTTCAACAGCATTGTCGATGCGACCGTGCACGCTACCCGGTACCGGGTAAACCACGACCCAAAGCTCAAGGAACTGATCGACTACCATGCCGGGATTGTCCGGAAGTGCGGCGGAAAGAAGGAACTCGCTGCGCTGGCACTGCTCGAAGGATACCTCGGGCCGTCCCCCTGA